The Leptodactylus fuscus isolate aLepFus1 chromosome 5, aLepFus1.hap2, whole genome shotgun sequence genome segment GGACCTACAGTGatcagctgctgactggagataTGATATTACTTGGTGTCCATGTCCAAATGAATCATTGCTCTTGTGCTTTCTCATCAGTGCTGACCTGAATAACAGCTGAGGTACATCAGCTAACAACTCATCGCTGTTAGCTCAAAGACTATCACACTACCTGTCAATTCTAGTAACTGGATAGGACAATGTACAGTATTGTAATTAAAGCGATACAAAATGAAGCATTCACTGTGTGTGCCTTTGATAGGGACAGCAGTGGCAGTGTTCACACATATCTGTCAAACAAGATATCCATTTCTACATTCTTTTTATAATCTCAAGGATgagttatttatttttgttacttgtatagcgccaacatattccacaacactttacagacattgccagTCTCTGTCCAATATAGGGATCACATTTTAAagtccctatcagtttgtctttgactGGCATAAGATGGAtgtaaaacatagaaaaaaaggTCTCCATAACTGTAGTGGAAGTCCAATAAATCTGCCATAATGTTGCAGACTGTATCATGCCTCGTGCATCTTCGTGTGAAAATTTCATATTATTCTCAGCAAAACAGGCTGTTGTGCAAaaattctttgattttttttcttttcagccgTCCTCACCACTTTCTTGATAGGGGGGGATGGCATGGGTAGGGCCACTAGCCccatcagatttattattatttatggcaGAAAACTAGTGTGAATGATGTCTCAAATCTGTCAGCTAcaggctggtgtagatttcagtgcaggcatATGGGAGGGTGCTCGGATTTATAAGGAGTCGTGACCTTTCTCATAGATTTAGCACACCCTTCACCTGCCCACGAGATATACAATCTTTCCCAATGCTTTAGATGAAACCCCACTAATAATACTTATACTGCCTATCTCTATAAAAGGCACAACATGTATTGTATAGGTCTGAAGGAATTTGGCTCTAAGCTTTCTCTTTCCTGGTTAATAGCCAGAAACGATATTTCTCACCATGATGTCAACAGATATTTTATAACCTGAGGACAGAGCAGATTGTTTTATGTGATGTCCATTTATTTGGATGCGTCTGCAGTTGCTTACCCTTTCACCTGGAAATGCAATTTCAGGGTTAGAGGTGATTGTTATCTTAGCCAGTGCTTGTGCtgccttttttttcccaatttctgTGCCTTCTAAAGCCAATGGTATTAAAGCCTGTAACAAAGCAAAGTATATTTCAGTAACAGAACAAGTTTAAGGGATTTTTCCTATAtcggtatatatatatggttatatctgTATGATACACGTGGGTTCCATCTattccctaaagtgaatggagaggggctaAGCATCTCCGTTGTGAGTTACAGAAATATCTGAGAAGGCAACTTCCATAACTCTTATCACTTATAGCCATATATACTTAGACGGATAAACGCCATTAACAACAGATGAGATGATCAGTGTGACCATATAATTAGATTATGTGAACACATGGGCATAATGTTACCCTATTGCATCAGAAATTAAATGTATAGCTTCCTATCATTCTCTTGTCTTATTTTAGATGGTGTTCACATTTATTTATTACCAATATCTATAAAGCTGCATTACCTTGCCAATTGCATTTCACTGGCTTACACCTTTTGGAGGACATATTTCAGAAAGCTATGTCAAAAATTTCACTTTTCTGACAAGTACATGGCTCGCACCTCACTGCTGGTATGATCTACTCTCAATTATTTTCATTAAAATGAGAAAACTCATTACCTTTCCTCCTCCTTGAGCTACAACATTTCCTCGGTCTTCAGATTTTTCTACCAAAGCCAAGAAGACCCTAGAGGAAAGAAAATATTAGATGGATTATGCAGACGTtttcaagggagtctgtcagcagtcaaTTATAAATCTAATCATAGCACCTGGAAGAGATGATCCTACAGTTTCCATATACGCCTTTCCAGTTCAGCTTTGGAGCTCCAgtccagctccattttcatgtaaatcgttGCTACATTCATATGTAAATGATGGGAAACAACCTTTGCCTGGGAATCCAGAAACCAAAGTCCAGGCAAGTGCGGTACATGTACAAAGTACTGTTCACACTTcattttcatatgaataaaactgcatttttacATTGCATGTGCCAAAGCTGATTAACAatggtatatttggaaactgtagaatcaccactacaaggtactgggatcaGGATTATTATCAGGTTGCTGCTGATATATTACCTTTAATATTGGATAAGATGATCATTACCAAGGTGAccatacagtgcttccataaagATCTatcctggtcatgtgacagacaCATAGGTGTAGCACAGTTAATAGAGCCATTTCTTATGAGTAACTGAGTGTCCATCACAGGACCAGGACAGGTCTTCAATCCCTTAAATAACAATTGAAAGTTCCTATATTAAaacagcaggcagagatctaaCTGGATAATGTATAACTTTCAATTATATGAAGTGGTCTGGTACTTTGACTCATGTCATAAAGCAATACAAGAATCACCTTGAAATCAGTTCCCTTGATGAATCTGTTAATGCTGGGCTTTCATTCTTCACCATACAGGCTAGAGCAGACACCACTCCTGCTACTAGAAGCTTCTGGACCCGAGCCTCAACAAACTCTTTCTTGTCCTAACATTGTGCAGCAGAAATGGTTATTGTCTTACACATGAAGGCAGCCATTGCAATAGAAGTTTACAGCAACATGAACAGTCTCATATAAAGTGGTCTGTCTCCTCACCTTAGGGTGTTCTTCAGGAACGTGCTGCTTGGCATACTTGGCCAACTCCAACATTTGTGGGTCTATTTCCTCCCGGTCATAACTGTTAGTACAGTTAACAAGAGTGGATGCAACTGCAAAAATCACAGTCTTGTCCTCTGACTAAAGAAGAAAACATAAGTCACATTACAGACACCAGTATAATGGGGTATCTTAAGTAATTGAGGATTACCAAGAGTCCCATAAATGCAGTACCTTTGCTAGACTGAACATTGCTTGCATGGCTGATTTATCTTCTACAAACTCTTCTTTCACATCAGCATCAAACGTTAAATAGGCCAAGCCTTCCACGGCCCAACGTCGCGTGCTGGCCTGAATGCTCTCATTGCACAGCCACCTGTAGAGCAATACAGTGATAAAATTATACAAAGGTCAGTGGCGGCCTAGTCTTTTGTTCATACATATTTTATTGTAAAGTAGTAAATATATTACTCACTTGCGACACTGTTTTGCTAGCTTAAGGGTGGAGCCTTCTGCAAACTGTTTCATACTGAAGTCGGTTCCTCCTGCGGACCCTAATTTACAAAGTCCCTACATTGGAATATTGCAAAGTTTGTAACCAGAAGAACCATACACATGTGCCTGTCAAGTACAACATGAAACCAAGCACAGACTCACCACCAAGGCTCGTATCCGAATAGCGTCATTTTCATTTTTCTTGTATATATCTTTCAGTAGTGTCACACCATTGGCAGTGATGAAGGAGGCTCTCTTGGCCTTTCCAGCTGCATGGATGAGAGCTTCAACTGCTACTTGCTGATCAATCTCTCGTTCTGAGGCGCAGAGAGCTATGATACTGTCCATTATGCCAGAAAGTTCTAAGGTTCGGTTTCCAGCCTCAAAAGGCCCTTGCAACAGACATGAAACAGTCTGTATTGCGCGTAGCTTGCCATCCATACCATGGTTTTCAAACAAGCTCCTGGTTGTCAGGAAACAAAGATCATGAATTGTGAGGTTTATTACATTATACAAATTAAGAGGTTAAAATTGTTCTATTATTGCATGTGGTTATGAAAGTGGCTCTCACATCTGTCTGCATAGAAGCAGGAAATTGGCTGAGATATTGGGATTCAGCAGCCCTGCTACATTTCCTCATGGTTTCATAGGCAGGACAAGCACATCACCACATATATACTCTATCCACTTATATGTCAGCCGTATAATACCACAAATGCTGTCAATGGGGCTACAGTTGACAGACGTTTTTGCACCACTTACACCATAAACGTAGTGCCTACCGCTCCTCCAATTACAATTTAGTATGTTCTCTCTGACTCATGGGATCCTGACCTCTAGCCAATGAACCGAAAAGCTAAACAAACTAAACTCTTCATAGGTAGCTAGCAATGGTGTGAGACCTATGACAAGCAGGACAAATGCACTTCACAGCGGGCTTTATTCAAAACTCTGCGATAAAAAAACTGGCATTATTGGTAGTAGCAGCGAATCTCAGGGCAGTGTTTGTTTTTAGAGCAGTATAAGGAATAAAAGTAGCGTTATCATTGGTTGCTTTTAGCAGCAATTTTCAGTTAGATTTTTATGAGGCCAGATGTGTACACTTAACACTTGCTGGTCATCTTCACATACACTGAATGGAGTAACAGAGTACACGAGTGACCACCAGTCAATTAAAGCACCATCTTAATATGCAAAGGCACAGGGACGACAAAAGGGAGTCAGAGGCCCCTGTATCAGTACTTGGTTGAGCTCCCCAAAAATCAGACTTAATCACCCATCCGATGGACAGATGGTATGTCTCTAAAAGGTGTTTTTTAACAAGTGACAATATAGGACAAATGCCAGCATTCTACTAGTGGCTACAAAGAAAGTCTTTACAGGCTGGTTGCTGACCACCTGTGGTCTAGTCATAGGCTCTTTTAGTGGTAAATTGACTATTTTAAGACCCCTTACCGTACATAATCTTCACACAGCTTGTGGAAATTTTCTCGTTCCGCTTCACATTTAAGGTCATCAAAAAGCTTGTTCAAAAGTACAGAAGCGCTCATTCTTGTTGTTTCCGTAACCGCCAGGCTCCCAGGAATCTCTACCAGTGAACCCCCGACTTCAAGGATTTTCTTTAACCCTAGAATAAACAAATATTATTGGATACATTCTCAAAGCTTATTTCCATTTTTCAACACACATGTTCAGGGCACACCACAATTTGTACCATAAAACACCATATACAACTTTGTAATGCAGATATATCTTCATTTGGAGTCTATTGTGAGAAAAGCGCATTGCAAATTTTTGTTGTTGATGGTCCATGTCAGTCTATGTAATCATTCTTATTGATGAAAGGAGAAAACGTTGTGCTTTACAAGCGATTTACAGAGTGCACTGATGCCATTAAAGCATGCTTTTTATTATAAAGACAGCCATATAGATTACACTTTAGTTGGCGGAAGTGGAAAAAATTTGCTACATGTGAAATCTGTTGGAAACTTTTAACCATTATTTGGCAATTAATAAAACCATTTAAGAATATCCAAAGTCAAAATTTCACCAATCATTTGCCAATTTACTCAGACTTGGAGCATTTGTTTTGTAAACTCCCCCTTCTGATCAAACTTTTTAGTTGCTTATGTTGGTGGAATGACTTAAATGAACAATCCCACCATTCAATGATTGTCCACATCATGGCCGATTTTTATCCAATGTGTATAGCTAGCCTTAGGGCAGACGCTCACAGAGTAGGTGATCACAGACTATTTGCCACTTAATACAGCTCTAATCACACTAGCTGAAATCAGTTTGAGGGTATTAAGTGACCGAAGACCAGACACACATGGGGGGCTGATTTTCCAATGGCTTGTACACAATCTCAGGCATACAAGGTATGAAAATAAGGAACAATTTTTTGAGCACACTgggatttttgtgcaaaaactattttttttagccTTGGTTGCCAATATGGAAAAAGTGGATGAAGCAGGGAGAACTCACCTAACAGACTTAATAGAACTCGTTCCAGAAAACTGATGCGAGTTATAGCTGGCTAGCATAGTGAGGGAAGGGGACAGGCGTGGCACCTATTCCAGGCACAGATAGATAGAGTAATGGCGTTGGGTAGAGCTTGTGGGTATCTAGTGATATTGCCCTCCACCTTCCTCTCCTTTTTTTGTTACTTTAAGTTAGAGAAGCAGCAGCTTCTTTTAGGATATAGTTATGCGATGAACACAGCAGCTCTGCTGGAACAGATGgagagaagagtctgcagagaggttttatcttctcctcatgtCTCTTCCCTGCAGGAGAGAGTTGTTTTATGTATGTGAtaataatatgtgtgtgtgtccattttttttatgcAAATGTGTTTGTGTGAGTGTAAAATGAATATGCTTGTTTAAGTAATGCAAAAACGTGTGTTTCTCATGTCTGATGTGGCTATGGATGTGTTTGGTGTTGTGGCATTACACTACATCTGGGGGACACTTTTAGATAAAAAGAAATGCAGATATTGTGTAGAGGGTAGAAGAATTACAGATTacaattatataaaataatactcATAGCCATGCCCCACATGTTGGTTTTATTTGCTAAAATTATTTGAGGGTGCACTTACCATAGTCTATAACCCACAATGTCATCCCATTGTTGGGATCACGTAGTGACTTTCGAGGCACTACCTTTATGAGAAGATTTAGAGAGTTCTCTCGGCCATGTGATGAGACAGTTGGTTGAGTTAACATTTCTAGAAGATGATGGATCATTGACTTCAGTTCCTTAGAAGGatctttaataaataaaatataatgtgtCACTTACGCTAAAcacatattctgtatatattttttgtcaCTGTACTACTGGAAAGCATTTTACCCAAAACGATTGCACCTTCCTTCCCACGAATATCCTTTGTCATGCCTTCTTTAAGAGCATCAAACATTGCATGCAGGACACTACAAACCGCAAGCGAGACCGTCTCATTGTCCACTGCCATCACTGCACAGAACGTCTCCATTCCCACAGCGTTAAGGATGGATACTGTCTAGACATACAGAAACATAAAACTATGAAATATGACCAAATGTCACAGATATATCAAGAACAAGGATTATTTGTTTCCAAAACACAGAATTTAGGGCAAGGACAAATTTTCGGGTTTTGTCGATCCAGTTTTATCATTAAAAATCATGGATCGACTGAAAAATGGAGAAGTACCATCTGTAATTTATAGGCTCTCACCATGTATGATCCACCCCTGGTCAGGCTTCAAAAACTCCAAATCCAAAACCTGAATGAGTGTTCTTGTCCTTTCTATCATCCTATATGCATTTAACAAGTAACTATGAAATTGGGAGATTATTAGTGTTATTATGTGATACTTTTCATTTGGAGTGTCATATCTCCTTCCTGACAACAGTGGGGAGCCTTAATATGCCACAGCCTATAGAACTGCTTTACTGAATAAATTATATGTTAAAGTGCAAACTTCAATCAGCAGCCAACTCTA includes the following:
- the UNC45A gene encoding protein unc-45 homolog A; this translates as MGETNPDKMNSENLREEGNKHFKSGDYETALSCYTKALKLSADKKDVAILHRNRSACYLKLEDYAKAEGDASKAIEVDAGDVKALFRRSQALEKLGKFDQAIVDLRRCLALEPKNKVFQDAVRNLGVQTQEKVRLMSSTDSRVEQMFNILLDPEEKDVEKQQKAAQNLVVLAREDAGAEKIFQSDGVRLLQRLLETKKPDMMLAALRTMVGLCTGHQPRTVSILNAVGMETFCAVMAVDNETVSLAVCSVLHAMFDALKEGMTKDIRGKEGAIVLDPSKELKSMIHHLLEMLTQPTVSSHGRENSLNLLIKVVPRKSLRDPNNGMTLWVIDYGLKKILEVGGSLVEIPGSLAVTETTRMSASVLLNKLFDDLKCEAERENFHKLCEDYVRSLFENHGMDGKLRAIQTVSCLLQGPFEAGNRTLELSGIMDSIIALCASEREIDQQVAVEALIHAAGKAKRASFITANGVTLLKDIYKKNENDAIRIRALVGLCKLGSAGGTDFSMKQFAEGSTLKLAKQCRKWLCNESIQASTRRWAVEGLAYLTFDADVKEEFVEDKSAMQAMFSLAKSEDKTVIFAVASTLVNCTNSYDREEIDPQMLELAKYAKQHVPEEHPKDKKEFVEARVQKLLVAGVVSALACMVKNESPALTDSSRELISRVFLALVEKSEDRGNVVAQGGGKALIPLALEGTEIGKKKAAQALAKITITSNPEIAFPGERIYEVVRPLVSLLHLNCTGLQNFESLMALTNLAGLSERLRSKIIKEKALPMIEGYMFEEHEMIRVAATECMCNMAMSKEVQDLFMVEGSDRLKLIVLYSGEDDERLRRAGAGTLAMLTSLESNICKRIPGVTSHWLEILQALLLSENIELQHRGAVVVLNMMTADKELAEKLMESEMFEILTVLASKGEEEKKRPVARAAQECLSKAVEYGLIKPNLPSESD